In Clupea harengus chromosome 13, Ch_v2.0.2, whole genome shotgun sequence, one DNA window encodes the following:
- the hmx3a gene encoding homeobox protein HMX3: MPETTPETCAPAKDSPFFIKNLLNCDSKPSKPRPMFAPAKVGLEGGFSLSQVGDLHFPRFDFPTQRFALPAYLERASAWWYPYTISPSSHLHRATEEKASVRDSSPTSAGTDRDSPDLVLKAEPDVKDEEDDNKSADEIVLEESDTDDTKKEGGVDEWKRSEDGSDKKPCRKKKTRTVFSRSQVFQLESTFDMKRYLSSSERAGLAASLHLTETQVKIWFQNRRNKWKRQLAAELEAANLSHAAAQRIVRVPILYHESSISENGGAPGSVPVSQPLLTFPHPVYYSHPVVTSMLRPV; the protein is encoded by the exons ATGCCTGAGACGACGCCAGAGACGTGTGCGCCGGCCAAAGACTCCCCGTTTTTCATCAAAAACCTGCTGAACTGTGACAGCAAGCCATCCAAACCAAGACCCATGTTCGCACCAGCGAAAGTCGGACTGGAAGGCGGTTTTTCACTGTCGCAAGTCGGGGACCTTCACTTTCCACGCTTCGATTTCCCCACACAGAGGTTTGCGCTACCTGCATATCTCGAACGTGCATCGGCTTGGTGGTACCCGTACACGATTAGTCCCTCCTCGCACCTCCACAGAGCCACAGAAG AAAAAGCCAGTGTCAGAGATTCCTCTCCAACTTCTGCCGGCACCGATCGCGACTCTCCAGACCTGGTGCTCAAGGCCGAGCCAGACGTCAAAGATGAGGAAGACGACAATAAAAGCGCGGACGAGATAGTGCTGGAGGAAAGCGACACCGACGACACGAAGAAGGAGGGTGGTGTAGACGAGTGGAAGAGAAGCGAGGACGGCAGCGACAAGAAGCCCTGTCGGAAGAAGAAGACGCGGACTGTGTTTTCTCGGAGTCAGGTATTCCAGCTTGAGTCCACCTTCGACATGAAGCGCTACCTGAGCAGCTCGGAGAGGGCCGGCCTGGCCGCCTCTCTGCacctcacagagacacaggtgAAGATCTGGTTCCAGAACCGGAGAAACAAGTGGAAGAGACAGTTGGCCGCCGAGCTGGAGGCGGCCAATCTGAGCCATGCGGCGGCTCAAAGGATTGTGCGAGTACCCATTCTCTACCACGAGAGCTCGATCTCAGAGAATGGAGGCGCCCCGGGCTCTGTCCCTGTCAGCCAACCGCTCCTAACGTTTCCTCACCCTGTATATTATTCACACCCAGTCGTTACATCCATGCTTAGACCGGTTTGA